A window of Zingiber officinale cultivar Zhangliang chromosome 5A, Zo_v1.1, whole genome shotgun sequence contains these coding sequences:
- the LOC121981385 gene encoding uncharacterized protein LOC121981385 isoform X3, translating to MGISLGSLQAALVGETTSFSPGLKLKIIKWLQNSIHASALQPSKLRNSLPASSEYKVTKVDSLNSVKEKDYENRLVGAKVTSIELSDAVLVKSLPPWRTTKSQMTVKNNDKAPILPSVLENSNGNIDGVPLVINEDISGKKSSNLIEGMPNDQNLSEMITEDTLRNDDSNAFYPVYGPEGNPLRVDSNNLSYGECNSDDVEVKVTGLHNNDKHAEDANAICENKQQQEYSSSKEFNNEVDAALSYKFHFQNGALGSISDIHPLINVKMLHLQNLFKKTPGDPTYDVNSCPQCIKQGLPCSCTDTKCSLGGAKFDQTSKVKNVGLLELSPQDEVEEEIIYAQSKLLDIAMTIKHKYDDLLWRIVKNLPRELNESSKRKWDLILVNQFFREVKEAKKRGRKEKKYKEAQAVLAAAAEAAAISSRNSSLRKDTNDEIMAATQEASAKLKLATGGAGLPSVRRPKEALRSSVSKLTSDKQSMIFQMPEFLKDNVLSCEICMRTETILKRIFVCSRCKVPVHLDCYRRISEIPVGPWKCERCEEMPLLSTSPKNGANANDRYATGQCGVCGILSGAMRKSADGRWVHAFCAEWLLETSFKRGQEEPIQGLESISKGKDNCSICHLNIGACLTCSYGNCKSHFHPFCASNAGFYMNAKVTGSTTQHKAYCGKHSVEQREADNRQCGVEDLKNLKQIRVELEKVRLLCERIIKREKLKGFCWMLR from the exons ATGGGCATCTCATTAGGTTCCTTGCAAGCAGCACTTGTT GGGGAAACAACATCCTTTTCACCTGgtttaaagttgaaaataatcaAATGGCTTCAGAATTCTATACATGCCTCAGCTTTGCAACCTTCAAAACTCAGAAATAGCCTTCCAGCATCATCTGAGTATAAAGTCACAAAGGTTGATAGCTTAAATTCTGTCAAAGAGAAGGATTATGAGAACAGATTAGTTGGTGCTAAAGTCACAAGTATTGAGTTGTCAGATGCTGTTCTTGTTAAGTCACTACCACCATGGAGAACAACAAAAAGCCAGATGACGGTAAAGAATAATGATAAGGCACCCATACTCCCTTCTGTTTTGGAAAATAGTAATGGGAATATAGATGGTGTTCCGCTTGTCATCAATGAAGACATTAGTGGAAAGAAATCTTCTAATTTAATTGAGGGCATGCCAAATGACCAAAACCTTTCAGAGATG ATTACCGAAGACACTCTTAGGAATGACGATTCTAATGCTTTTTACCCAGTTTATGGGCCTGAAG GAAACCCATTAAGAGTAGATTCCAATAATTTGTCCTATGGAGAGTGCAATTCAGATGATGTTGAGGTGAAAGTAACTGGACTTCATAACAATGACAAACACGCTGAGGATGCTAATGCCATCTGTGAAAATAAGCAACAACAGGAGTATAGTTCTTCAAAAGAGTTTAATAATGAAGTTGATGCAGCACTTTCTTATAAATTTCATTTCca AAATGGTGCACTTGGTTCTATTTCGGATATCCATCCTTTGATCAATGTGAAGATGTTGCATTTGCAGAACTTATTCAAGAAAACTCCTGGAGATCCAACATATGATG TGAATTCATGTCCTCAATGCATCAAACAAGGCTTGCCTTGTTCTTGCACGGATACAAAATGTTCGTTGGGTGGAGCAAAGTTTGATCAAACTTCTAAAGTTAAGAATGTGGGTCTCTTGGAACTTTCCCCGCAGGATGAAGTGGAGGAAGAAATAATTTACGCACAATCTAAGCTACTTGATATTGCCATGACAATTAAGCATAAATATG ATGATTTATTGTGGAGAATAGTTAAGAACCTTCCTCGTGAGCTAAATGAATCAAGCAAACGAAAATGGGATCTAATCCTTGTTAATCAGTTTTTCCGCGAAGTTAAAGAAGCAAAAAAGCGagggagaaaagagaaaaagtacAAAGAAGCTCAGGCTGtacttgctgctgctgctgaagcAGCAGCCATTTCATCAAGAAACTCATCATTAAGGAAAGACACCAATGATGAGATCATGGCAGCTACTCAAGAG GCTTCCGCAAAATTAAAGCTTGCAACTGGGGGAGCTGGGTTACCATCAGTGCGTCGGCCAAAGGAGGCATTGAGATCATCTGTTTCAAAATTAACCTCAGATAAGCAGTCTATGATTTTCCAGATGCCTGAATTTTTAAAAGACAATGTATTGTCTTGTGAAATATGCATGCGAACTGAGACAATACTGAAGCGTATCTTCGTTTGTTCAAGATGCAAG GTTCCTGTTCATTTAGACTGCTATCGTAGGATATCTGAAATTCCAGTTGGTCCATGGAAATGTGAGCGGTGTGAGGAAATGCCACTGTTATCTACCAGCCCTAAAAATGGAGCTAATGCCAATGATAGATATGCTACAGGTCAGTGTGGCGTATGTGGCATTCTAAGTGGTGCTATGAGAAAGTCAGCAGATGGACGGTGGGTTCATGCCTTCTGTGCGGAG TGGTTGTTGGAGACAAGTTTTAAGAGAGGACAAGAAGAACCAATACAAGGCTTG GAGAGTATTTCCAAGGGGAAGGACAATTGCTCTATATGCCATCTCAATATTGGTGCATGCCTAACG TGCAGCTATGGAAATTGTAAGAGTCATTTTCATCCTTTTTGTGCTAGTAATGCTGGGTTTTATATGAATGCCAAGGTTACTGGCAGCACCACACAACACAAGGCCTATTGTGGCAAACATAGTGTCGAACAGAGAGAG GCAGACAACCGGCAATGTGGAGTCGAGGATCTTAAGAACTTAAAACAAATAAGG GTTGAATTGGAAAAAGTACGTCTTCTTTGTGAAAGAATTATAAAAAGAGAAAAGTTAAAG GGTTTTTGTTGGATGTTGAGGTGA
- the LOC121981385 gene encoding uncharacterized protein LOC121981385 isoform X2, with protein sequence MGISLGSLQAALVGETTSFSPGLKLKIIKWLQNSIHASALQPSKLRNSLPASSEYKVTKVDSLNSVKEKDYENRLVGAKVTSIELSDAVLVKSLPPWRTTKSQMTVKNNDKAPILPSVLENSNGNIDGVPLVINEDISGKKSSNLIEGMPNDQNLSEMITEDTLRNDDSNAFYPVYGPEGNPLRVDSNNLSYGECNSDDVEVKVTGLHNNDKHAEDANAICENKQQQEYSSSKEFNNEVDAALSYKFHFQNGALGSISDIHPLINVKMLHLQNLFKKTPGDPTYDVNSCPQCIKQGLPCSCTDTKCSLGGAKFDQTSKVKNVGLLELSPQDEVEEEIIYAQSKLLDIAMTIKHKYDDLLWRIVKNLPRELNESSKRKWDLILVNQFFREVKEAKKRGRKEKKYKEAQAVLAAAAEAAAISSRNSSLRKDTNDEIMAATQEASAKLKLATGGAGLPSVRRPKEALRSSVSKLTSDKQSMIFQMPEFLKDNVLSCEICMRTETILKRIFVCSRCKVPVHLDCYRRISEIPVGPWKCERCEEMPLLSTSPKNGANANDRYATGQCGVCGILSGAMRKSADGRWVHAFCAEWLLETSFKRGQEEPIQGLESISKGKDNCSICHLNIGACLTCSYGNCKSHFHPFCASNAGFYMNAKVTGSTTQHKAYCGKHSVEQREADNRQCGVEDLKNLKQIRVELEKVRLLCERIIKREKLKELYCILGTCSQFLLASRCQFRVSYYIYK encoded by the exons ATGGGCATCTCATTAGGTTCCTTGCAAGCAGCACTTGTT GGGGAAACAACATCCTTTTCACCTGgtttaaagttgaaaataatcaAATGGCTTCAGAATTCTATACATGCCTCAGCTTTGCAACCTTCAAAACTCAGAAATAGCCTTCCAGCATCATCTGAGTATAAAGTCACAAAGGTTGATAGCTTAAATTCTGTCAAAGAGAAGGATTATGAGAACAGATTAGTTGGTGCTAAAGTCACAAGTATTGAGTTGTCAGATGCTGTTCTTGTTAAGTCACTACCACCATGGAGAACAACAAAAAGCCAGATGACGGTAAAGAATAATGATAAGGCACCCATACTCCCTTCTGTTTTGGAAAATAGTAATGGGAATATAGATGGTGTTCCGCTTGTCATCAATGAAGACATTAGTGGAAAGAAATCTTCTAATTTAATTGAGGGCATGCCAAATGACCAAAACCTTTCAGAGATG ATTACCGAAGACACTCTTAGGAATGACGATTCTAATGCTTTTTACCCAGTTTATGGGCCTGAAG GAAACCCATTAAGAGTAGATTCCAATAATTTGTCCTATGGAGAGTGCAATTCAGATGATGTTGAGGTGAAAGTAACTGGACTTCATAACAATGACAAACACGCTGAGGATGCTAATGCCATCTGTGAAAATAAGCAACAACAGGAGTATAGTTCTTCAAAAGAGTTTAATAATGAAGTTGATGCAGCACTTTCTTATAAATTTCATTTCca AAATGGTGCACTTGGTTCTATTTCGGATATCCATCCTTTGATCAATGTGAAGATGTTGCATTTGCAGAACTTATTCAAGAAAACTCCTGGAGATCCAACATATGATG TGAATTCATGTCCTCAATGCATCAAACAAGGCTTGCCTTGTTCTTGCACGGATACAAAATGTTCGTTGGGTGGAGCAAAGTTTGATCAAACTTCTAAAGTTAAGAATGTGGGTCTCTTGGAACTTTCCCCGCAGGATGAAGTGGAGGAAGAAATAATTTACGCACAATCTAAGCTACTTGATATTGCCATGACAATTAAGCATAAATATG ATGATTTATTGTGGAGAATAGTTAAGAACCTTCCTCGTGAGCTAAATGAATCAAGCAAACGAAAATGGGATCTAATCCTTGTTAATCAGTTTTTCCGCGAAGTTAAAGAAGCAAAAAAGCGagggagaaaagagaaaaagtacAAAGAAGCTCAGGCTGtacttgctgctgctgctgaagcAGCAGCCATTTCATCAAGAAACTCATCATTAAGGAAAGACACCAATGATGAGATCATGGCAGCTACTCAAGAG GCTTCCGCAAAATTAAAGCTTGCAACTGGGGGAGCTGGGTTACCATCAGTGCGTCGGCCAAAGGAGGCATTGAGATCATCTGTTTCAAAATTAACCTCAGATAAGCAGTCTATGATTTTCCAGATGCCTGAATTTTTAAAAGACAATGTATTGTCTTGTGAAATATGCATGCGAACTGAGACAATACTGAAGCGTATCTTCGTTTGTTCAAGATGCAAG GTTCCTGTTCATTTAGACTGCTATCGTAGGATATCTGAAATTCCAGTTGGTCCATGGAAATGTGAGCGGTGTGAGGAAATGCCACTGTTATCTACCAGCCCTAAAAATGGAGCTAATGCCAATGATAGATATGCTACAGGTCAGTGTGGCGTATGTGGCATTCTAAGTGGTGCTATGAGAAAGTCAGCAGATGGACGGTGGGTTCATGCCTTCTGTGCGGAG TGGTTGTTGGAGACAAGTTTTAAGAGAGGACAAGAAGAACCAATACAAGGCTTG GAGAGTATTTCCAAGGGGAAGGACAATTGCTCTATATGCCATCTCAATATTGGTGCATGCCTAACG TGCAGCTATGGAAATTGTAAGAGTCATTTTCATCCTTTTTGTGCTAGTAATGCTGGGTTTTATATGAATGCCAAGGTTACTGGCAGCACCACACAACACAAGGCCTATTGTGGCAAACATAGTGTCGAACAGAGAGAG GCAGACAACCGGCAATGTGGAGTCGAGGATCTTAAGAACTTAAAACAAATAAGG GTTGAATTGGAAAAAGTACGTCTTCTTTGTGAAAGAATTATAAAAAGAGAAAAGTTAAAG